In Botrytis cinerea B05.10 chromosome 6, complete sequence, the following proteins share a genomic window:
- the Bccac2 gene encoding Bccac2, translating into MKATPLIINWHDQNSPIYSCDWERAGKGRLATAGGDGNVRLWKIESEGEDRKIDYLATLQKHTQAVNVVRWAPKGELLASAGDDGNVLLWVPSEASSITPAFGGDGFEEKETWRTKHMCRSSGAEIYDLAWSPDSVYFIIGSMDNVARIYNAQTGQLIRQIAEHQHYVQGVAWDPLNEYIATQSSDRSVHIYTLRTKDGQFSLDNREEPKKIGHNLKMDLPGRRISSNSPAPPELGFRSQFPPETPNTIGSPGPSCPGTPTSMALPMNPPSVISHSRRSSFGASSPAMSMRRSASPAPSMPLPAVMPMEASPKPYSMIGLGVKNAHIYANETLKSFFRRLAFTPDGSLLFTPAGQYQTQHKGSEEGAKMLYEVINTVYIYTRGGINKPPVAHLPGHKKPSVAVKCSPVYYTTRKAPSPITKYITIDTSSADDTMAALPEPAMVPKSPSNASMEPPPIVSQSSDSSRPSSSSKPKSLEVETNVTSQGPTMAFSLPYRMVYAVATEDSVLLYDTQQQTPLCIVSNLHCATFTDLSWSTDGTTLLMTSSDGFCSTLTFAPSELGQIYDEEIPTAKRSFISGSAVSSTQNTPMATPTAGIAPPSPFPVSNNHHRTSSNPMVAPSPPPAPITTFRPSSPTRSNSTSSVATQSSHVTSALGTIISNPTPLSSSVPGIAAANTTSGVPMTTPPQTPRSTTGSVVGVKRPGDVSESEKEDTGAGPEKKKRRIAPTQVLSTNPATGK; encoded by the exons ATGAAAGCTACACCCTTAATCATCAACTGGCATGATCAGAATTCTCCCATATATAGTTGCGATTGGGAAAGGGCGGGCAAGGGGAGATTGGCGACTGCgggaggagatggaaatgttaGG TTGTGGAAGATAGAATCCGAAGGAGAAGACCGCAAGATTGACTATCTAGCTACGCTCCAAAAGCATACCCAAGCAGTTAATGTAGTAAGATGGGCTCCGAAAG GGGAATTACTAGCATCTGCTGGAGACGACGGAAATGTGCTACTTTGGGTACCTAGCGAAGCTTCAAGTATTACACCGGCATTCggaggagatggatttgaagaaaaggaaacaTGGCGAACCAAACACATGTGTCGATCATCGGGTGCTGAGATATACGATTTGGCTTGGTCCCCAGATTCCGTGTACTTCATAATTGGGAGTATGGACAATGTTGCGAGGATATACAATGCTCAAACTG GTCAGTTAATTAGGCAAATCGCTGAACATCAACATTATGTTCAAGGTGTTGCTTGGGATCCATTAAATGAATACATCGCGACGCAATCATCCGATCGATCCGTACACATCTATACCCTGAGAACGAAAGACGGACAATTCAGTCTCGACAATAGGGAGGAACCAAAAAAGATTGGGCATaatttgaagatggatttACCGGGAAGACGAATCTCCTCCAATAGTCCAGCCCCGCCGGAGCTTGGATTTCGCTCACAATTTCCACCGGAAACACCAAATACAATAGGCTCACCGGGTCCATCATGTCCAGGCACGCCAACTTCCATGGCGTTACCGATGAATCCTCCAAGTGTCATTAGTCATAGTAGAAGATCTTCATTTGGTGCTTCTTCTCCAGCAATGTCTATGCGAAGGTCAGCCTCTCCTGCTCCTTCCATGCCTTTACCCGCTGTTATGCCTATGGAAGCATCACCAAAACCATATTCGATGATTGGACTTGGAGTCAAAAATGCTCATATCTACGCCAATGAAACCCTCAAGTCATTTTTCCGAAGACTCGCATTCACACCGGATGGTAGTCTTCTTTTCACCCCAGCCGGTCAATATCAAACGCAACACAAGGGATCAGAAGAGGGTGCGAAAATGTTATATGAAGTAATTAACACGGTTTACATTTATACAAGGGGTGGAATTAACAAGCCTCCTGTTGCACATTTACCGGGGCACAAGAAACCTTCTGTGGCCGTCAAATGCTCTCCGGTTTACTACACAACAAGAAAAGCTCCTTCAccaattacaaaatatatcaCCATCGATACATCATCCGCTGATGACACAATGGCAGCATTGCCAGAACCAGCAATGGTTCCTAAATCTCCATCGAATGCTTCAATGGAACCACCTCCAATTGTATCACAAAGTAGTGATTCCTCGAGACCTAGTTCTTCATCTAAACCGAAATCGTTGGAGGTTGAAACAAACGTAACATCTCAAGGTCCAACAATGGCATTTTCTTTACCTTATCGTATGGTTTATGCTGTTGCCACAGAGGATTCGGTTTTATTGTATGACACACAGCAACAAACCCCGCTTTGCATAGTGAGCAATTTACATTGTGCAACCTTTACAGATTTATCATG GTCAACTGATGGAACTACGTTATTGATGACATCTTCGGATGGTTTCTGTTCAACATTAACTTTTGCTCCTAGTGAACTTGGACAAATttatgatgaagaaatacCTACTGCAAAACGTTCATTTATTAGTGGTTCAGCAGTCTCGTCAACTCAAAATACTCCCATGGCAACACCAACAGCTGGGATTGCACCTCCATCACCATTTCCAGTTTCAAATAATCATCATCGtacatcttcaaatcctaTGGTTGCGCCATCACCCCCACCAGCTCCCATCACGACTTTTAGACCTTCTTCGCCTACGCGATCAAATTCTACATCTTCAGTTGCAACACAATCATCTCATGTAACATCAGCTCTAGGGACAATTATCAGTAATCCAACTCCGTTGTCAAGTAGTGTTCCAGGTATTGCAGCAGCAAATACCACTTCAGGAGTTCCTATGACAACACCCCCACAAACTCCTAGAAGTACTACAGGTTCGGTAGTGGGTGTTAAACGTCCGGGAGATGTAAGTGAGAGTGAAAAGGAGGATACAGGAGCTGGacctgaaaagaaaaagagaagaattgcTCCTACTCAAGTTTTGTCGACGAATCCTGCAACTGGCAAGTAG
- the Bhl1 gene encoding Bhl1: MYLLQISISLLLLISTAATALPLSTPLIPLLDTLINITITASTLNSAPPTALTTTTHSLECADVNQGALVCCPSIVDGDQPVVVMAAKMFGFVLNGNSVNGVGCRTIYNGAYCPVLEHRLCCQVTDLMVLPLVSLAMWCHRAEEL; encoded by the exons ATGTACCTTCTCCagatttccatctccctcctcctcctcatctccacAGCCGCAACCgcccttcccctctccacTCCCCTCATCCCCCTCCTCGACACCCTCATAAACATAACCATCACCGCCTCAACCCTCAACTCCGCACCTCCTACCGCTCTAACAACAACCACCCATTCTTTAGAATGCGCAGATGTGAATCAGGGAGCTCTGGTTTGTTGTCCGAGTATTGTGGATGGCGATCAACCGGTTGTGGTGATGGCGGCGAAGATGTTTGGGTTTGTGTTGAATGGGAATAGTGTTAATGGAGTTGGGT GTAGAACCATCTATAATGGCGCGTATTGCCCGGTGTTGGAACATAGACTTTGTTGTCAGGTTACGGATTTG ATGGTTTTACCACTTGTTAGTTTGGCGATGTGGTGTCATCGTGCGGAGGAACTCTGA